In Morococcus cerebrosus, a single genomic region encodes these proteins:
- a CDS encoding helix-turn-helix domain-containing protein, protein MSKYTLHFKYQAVLHYLHIRSQQRTADHYGISRTHLRRWIRAYQEGGIGALEHPQSKTMTEHRKNPFIADKPDHEKTQAELIEELC, encoded by the coding sequence ATGAGCAAATATACATTACACTTCAAATACCAAGCCGTACTCCACTACCTGCACATACGCAGCCAACAGCGTACCGCAGACCACTACGGCATCTCCCGAACCCACCTGCGGCGATGGATACGCGCCTATCAGGAAGGCGGTATCGGCGCACTCGAACATCCCCAATCCAAAACCATGACCGAACACCGCAAAAACCCCTTCATCGCCGACAAACCCGATCACGAAAAAACACAGGCAGAGCTTATCGAAGAGTTGTGCTGA
- the ilvB gene encoding biosynthetic-type acetolactate synthase large subunit — translation MQLSGAQIIVQSLKAEGVEYVFGYPGGAVIEIYDAIFQLNKFKHILARHEQAAVHAADAYARVSGKVGVALVTSGPGVTNALTGIATAYSDSIPMVVISGQVGNSLIGTDAFQEVDTVGITRPCVKHNFLVTNVNELAETIKKAFQIAASGRPGPVVVDIPKDVTQAMAKFSYPQEDIFIRSYQPVVQGHIGQIKKAIQMLASAKRPVVYFGGGVVLGNASEELTKFVRMTGAPCTGTLMGLGAYPSSDRQFLGMLGMHGTYEANLAMQNADVVLAVGARFDDRVVSVPSKFFEKAKKVIHIDVDPSSIAKRVKVDIPIVGDVKNVLTEMIGLWGKQDTTPASDSLDKWWKSIEEWRSRDCLWFDNDSEIIKPQYVVQKLAEITNNSAIITSDVGQHQMFAAQYYPFERPRQWLNSGGLGTMGVGLPYAMGAKLAAPDQDVFCITGEGSIQMNIQELSTCFQYRIPVNVVTLNNGYLGMVRQWQELYYGNRESETYFDSLPDFVKLAEAYGHIGIRVDKKSDVEGALLEAVKQKDRLVFIDFLTDKKQNVLPMVGNGKGLDEMVLPPHMRENPKA, via the coding sequence ATGCAATTATCAGGCGCACAAATCATAGTGCAAAGTCTCAAAGCCGAAGGTGTAGAGTATGTTTTCGGCTATCCGGGCGGCGCAGTCATCGAAATCTACGACGCTATTTTCCAACTCAATAAATTCAAGCACATCCTGGCACGCCACGAGCAGGCGGCGGTACACGCGGCAGATGCGTATGCGCGCGTCAGCGGCAAAGTTGGCGTTGCGCTGGTTACTTCCGGACCGGGCGTGACCAATGCGTTGACCGGCATTGCCACCGCATACAGCGACTCTATTCCGATGGTGGTCATCAGCGGACAGGTCGGCAATTCGCTCATCGGTACGGATGCGTTTCAAGAGGTGGATACGGTCGGCATTACCCGTCCGTGCGTCAAACACAATTTCTTGGTAACCAACGTCAACGAGCTTGCCGAGACCATTAAAAAAGCATTCCAAATCGCCGCCAGCGGCCGACCCGGCCCGGTCGTGGTCGATATTCCCAAAGATGTAACGCAGGCAATGGCGAAATTCAGCTATCCGCAGGAAGACATCTTTATCCGCTCTTACCAACCTGTCGTGCAAGGCCATATCGGGCAGATTAAAAAAGCCATCCAAATGTTGGCTTCCGCCAAACGTCCGGTCGTTTATTTCGGCGGCGGCGTGGTATTGGGCAATGCTTCGGAAGAGCTGACTAAGTTCGTCCGCATGACGGGCGCACCGTGTACCGGCACACTGATGGGGCTGGGCGCGTACCCTTCAAGCGACCGCCAATTCTTAGGCATGCTGGGGATGCACGGCACTTACGAAGCCAACCTTGCCATGCAAAATGCGGATGTCGTGTTGGCAGTGGGCGCGCGTTTTGACGACCGTGTCGTATCCGTTCCGTCCAAATTCTTTGAAAAAGCCAAAAAAGTCATTCATATTGATGTTGACCCGTCCAGCATCGCCAAACGCGTCAAAGTCGATATTCCGATTGTCGGCGACGTGAAAAACGTGTTGACTGAAATGATCGGCTTGTGGGGCAAACAAGATACGACTCCTGCGTCCGATTCTTTAGACAAATGGTGGAAAAGCATCGAAGAATGGCGTTCGCGCGACTGTCTGTGGTTTGACAACGACAGCGAAATCATCAAGCCGCAATACGTCGTGCAGAAACTTGCCGAAATCACCAACAACTCCGCCATCATCACTTCGGACGTAGGACAACACCAAATGTTCGCGGCGCAATATTATCCGTTCGAACGCCCGCGCCAATGGCTCAATTCCGGCGGCTTGGGTACGATGGGTGTAGGTTTGCCGTATGCGATGGGCGCGAAACTTGCCGCCCCCGATCAAGACGTGTTCTGCATTACCGGCGAAGGTTCGATTCAGATGAACATCCAAGAATTGTCCACCTGCTTCCAATACCGCATTCCGGTAAACGTCGTTACCCTCAACAACGGCTACCTCGGCATGGTCCGCCAATGGCAGGAGCTGTATTACGGCAACCGCGAATCGGAAACCTATTTCGATTCTCTGCCCGATTTCGTCAAACTGGCGGAAGCATACGGACATATCGGCATCCGCGTGGACAAAAAATCCGATGTTGAAGGCGCGCTTTTGGAAGCGGTCAAACAAAAAGACCGTCTGGTATTTATCGACTTCTTGACCGATAAGAAACAAAACGTGCTGCCCATGGTCGGCAACGGCAAAGGTTTGGACGAAATGGTCCTGCCGCCGCATATGCGCGAAAACCCGAAAGCGTAA
- the ilvN gene encoding acetolactate synthase small subunit gives MRHILSVLMENESGAMSRVVGLFSARDYNIDSLAVAPTEDKTLSRMTIVTHGDEQVIEQITKQLNKLIEVVKVVDLNESRFVERELMLVKVRAVGKDRDEFLRLTEIYRGSIIDVTDRSYTIEITGSTDKLDSFLETVGRAQILETVRTGAAGIGRGERILKI, from the coding sequence ATGCGACATATCTTATCTGTTCTGATGGAAAACGAATCAGGCGCGATGAGCCGCGTGGTCGGCCTCTTCTCCGCTCGCGACTATAACATCGACTCCTTGGCAGTAGCCCCGACCGAAGACAAAACCCTTTCACGCATGACCATCGTTACCCATGGCGACGAGCAAGTCATCGAACAAATCACCAAGCAACTCAATAAATTGATTGAGGTGGTCAAAGTGGTCGATTTGAACGAAAGCCGTTTTGTCGAACGCGAATTGATGTTGGTAAAAGTCCGCGCCGTCGGCAAAGACCGCGACGAATTTTTACGCCTGACCGAAATCTACCGTGGCAGCATCATCGACGTAACCGACCGCAGCTACACCATCGAAATCACAGGTTCGACCGACAAACTCGACTCCTTCCTCGAAACCGTCGGACGCGCCCAGATTTTGGAAACCGTACGCACAGGCGCAGCCGGCATCGGCCGTGGCGAGCGTATTTTGAAAATTTAA